One window of Fibrobacter sp. genomic DNA carries:
- a CDS encoding methylated-DNA--[protein]-cysteine S-methyltransferase has product MDFNDSKFTTVIHRNLWGQWTFVFEKSKLCNLSYSAADDTNSVKPSTVHACVYSGPDVESKLPPSTARTYRKVIQQLNLYLAGKLREFDIPCKLYGTEFQVKVWESLQTIPFGETRSYKEIAEQIGSPKAVRAVGSALHVNPIPFIYPCHRVIGKGGTLVGFGLGLDMKRRLLVIEGAIPQEMNLE; this is encoded by the coding sequence ATGGATTTTAACGACTCAAAATTCACAACCGTAATCCACAGGAACCTGTGGGGACAATGGACGTTCGTTTTTGAAAAGTCCAAGTTGTGCAATTTGAGTTATAGCGCCGCAGACGACACGAACAGTGTAAAGCCCAGTACGGTTCACGCTTGCGTCTACTCCGGCCCCGATGTGGAATCCAAGTTACCGCCTTCTACAGCAAGGACCTACCGAAAAGTCATTCAGCAACTGAATCTGTACCTCGCAGGCAAACTCCGGGAATTCGACATTCCCTGCAAACTGTACGGCACCGAATTCCAAGTCAAGGTCTGGGAATCGCTACAGACCATTCCCTTCGGCGAAACTCGATCCTACAAGGAAATCGCAGAACAGATTGGCAGTCCAAAGGCTGTCCGTGCCGTAGGCAGCGCACTCCACGTCAATCCCATTCCCTTCATCTATCCTTGTCACCGCGTCATCGGCAAAGGCGGTACCCTGGTGGGTTTCGGACTCGGTCTAGATATGAAAAGACGCCTCCTGGTCATAGAAGGCGCCATTCCTCAAGAAATGAATTTGGAATAA